In the genome of Phycisphaerae bacterium, one region contains:
- a CDS encoding shikimate kinase, protein MKVPSPNARPIVLIGYRGAGKTTVGQELARLLNLPLIDTDEMIVRRTGRTIAQIFAEEGEPGFRGHERGVIREIAGNDDMLRSGMILSVGGGAVVDPESRETLRRLGFVVWLEADRAALARRLAADPDTETFRPHLRNSGGAPDADFPPERVSLYGACAHQTVSTTDKSPAEIAGEIVALLPVSL, encoded by the coding sequence ATGAAGGTTCCAAGTCCCAACGCGCGACCCATCGTGCTGATCGGATACCGCGGAGCGGGCAAGACAACGGTCGGGCAAGAGCTGGCCCGGTTGCTGAATCTTCCGTTGATTGACACGGATGAGATGATTGTCCGACGTACCGGGCGGACAATCGCACAGATCTTCGCCGAAGAGGGGGAGCCGGGCTTTCGCGGCCACGAACGCGGGGTGATCCGAGAGATCGCCGGCAATGACGATATGCTTCGGAGCGGCATGATTCTCAGTGTCGGTGGTGGTGCCGTGGTCGATCCGGAGAGCCGCGAGACGCTGCGGCGGCTCGGTTTTGTCGTGTGGCTGGAGGCGGATCGCGCGGCGCTCGCCCGGAGACTGGCGGCTGATCCGGATACGGAGACCTTTCGACCACACCTTCGTAACTCAGGAGGCGCGCCGGATGCGGACTTCCCTCCGGAGCGCGTGTCGCTGTATGGTGCCTGTGCTCATCAAACGGTGAGCACGACGGACAAATCCCCCGCGGAAATTGCAGGAGAAATCGTCGCTTTGCTGCCCGTATCCCTTTGA
- the gatB gene encoding Asp-tRNA(Asn)/Glu-tRNA(Gln) amidotransferase subunit GatB produces the protein MIPNADIRLIVGLEIHVQLQTATKMFCACPVRYEAPPNSCVCPVCLGHPGTLPVINRQAVEFSVRTGLALGCRIARRSKWDRKSYYYPDMPKNYQISQYDLPLAEHGRMEIDVDGGSRTVRIKRAHLEEDAGKNIHDAGDCTLVDLNRAGTPLLEIVTEPDITSPEEAYAFCVELQRLVRHLGVSEGIMQRGQMRFEPNVNVVIEKDGKEFRTPIVEIKNLNSFRSVRNAIHYEMERHIAAWRDDPDFVLGVAPNENRGWNDDRGVTEYQRPKEAAHDYRYFPDPDLVPVTFDEAALHDMMAALPERSVARRRRLVAEFGLDPKDADTIVDHRPTADLFESAVSAGAPAALLGKQFVNVWLRLANDRNVPVTELGVSAASLAELARIVEEGTISRTAANQVAEAMLEHGESPSRLAESMGLVQVRDASAAQAWVDQAFAENDAAIRDALENPKKATRAVAFLRGQVMKLSQGKADPRQIGEMIERRLEQMR, from the coding sequence ATGATTCCCAACGCTGATATTCGCCTCATCGTCGGTCTGGAGATTCACGTTCAACTCCAGACGGCCACGAAGATGTTCTGCGCTTGTCCGGTGAGGTATGAGGCGCCGCCGAATTCGTGCGTATGTCCGGTGTGCCTGGGGCATCCGGGGACGCTGCCGGTGATCAATCGCCAAGCTGTGGAATTCTCCGTGCGCACGGGGCTTGCCTTGGGGTGTCGCATCGCCCGCCGCTCGAAATGGGACCGCAAGAGCTACTACTACCCGGACATGCCCAAGAACTACCAGATCAGCCAGTACGATCTGCCGCTCGCGGAGCACGGGCGGATGGAGATCGACGTGGACGGCGGATCACGGACGGTGCGGATCAAGCGGGCTCACCTGGAAGAGGACGCGGGGAAGAACATTCACGACGCGGGGGACTGCACGCTGGTGGACCTCAACCGGGCCGGCACGCCGCTGCTGGAAATCGTCACCGAGCCGGACATCACCTCGCCGGAGGAGGCCTACGCGTTCTGCGTCGAGTTGCAGCGGCTGGTGCGGCACCTGGGCGTAAGCGAGGGCATCATGCAGCGCGGGCAGATGCGCTTCGAGCCCAACGTCAACGTGGTGATCGAGAAGGACGGCAAGGAATTCCGCACGCCCATCGTGGAGATCAAAAACCTTAACAGCTTCCGCTCGGTGCGCAACGCGATTCACTATGAAATGGAACGGCACATCGCCGCGTGGCGGGATGATCCCGATTTTGTTCTCGGCGTGGCGCCGAATGAGAATCGCGGGTGGAACGATGACCGCGGCGTGACGGAATACCAGCGTCCCAAGGAGGCGGCCCACGATTACCGCTACTTCCCCGATCCTGACCTGGTTCCGGTGACTTTCGACGAGGCCGCGCTGCATGACATGATGGCGGCACTTCCCGAGCGGTCGGTGGCCCGACGGCGGCGTCTGGTTGCCGAGTTCGGGCTCGATCCCAAGGACGCGGATACGATCGTGGATCATCGACCCACGGCCGATCTGTTCGAGTCCGCCGTTTCCGCCGGAGCACCGGCCGCGCTGCTCGGTAAGCAGTTCGTCAACGTCTGGCTGCGTCTGGCCAACGACCGCAACGTGCCCGTAACGGAATTGGGTGTCAGTGCCGCATCACTGGCCGAGCTGGCGCGCATCGTCGAAGAGGGAACGATCAGTCGCACGGCGGCCAACCAGGTGGCGGAAGCGATGCTCGAACATGGCGAATCACCGTCGCGGCTTGCGGAGTCGATGGGACTCGTGCAGGTGCGGGATGCCTCGGCGGCACAGGCGTGGGTGGATCAGGCTTTTGCCGAGAACGACGCGGCCATCCGCGACGCCCTGGAGAACCCCAAGAAGGCCACGCGGGCGGTGGCCTTTCTGCGCGGGCAGGTGATGAAGCTCTCCCAGGGGAAAGCCGATCCCCGGCAGATCGGGGAGATGATCGAGCGGCGATTGGAGCAGATGCGCTGA
- a CDS encoding DUF192 domain-containing protein — MTTKLTFGVFLLAWMLLAMPTCSREPHHVYDEEMGTVDVTIKGHRFRLWVADDEPERVRGLMFQKEEQMAPLADGTERGMVFVFPGSTRTSFWMKNTVVPLDIVYLSAEGEVLNLYTMVPLDDRPYRYLPSGPFHVAIEVRGGVFHELGIRPGDHIDLPESLLNRGS, encoded by the coding sequence ATGACCACGAAGCTGACCTTCGGTGTATTTCTACTTGCCTGGATGTTGCTGGCCATGCCCACCTGCTCCCGTGAGCCGCATCACGTGTACGATGAGGAAATGGGTACCGTCGACGTGACCATCAAAGGTCACAGGTTCCGCCTTTGGGTGGCCGACGACGAGCCGGAGCGGGTCCGGGGGCTGATGTTCCAGAAAGAAGAGCAGATGGCACCACTGGCGGACGGCACCGAGCGGGGCATGGTTTTCGTCTTTCCGGGGTCCACGCGGACGAGCTTCTGGATGAAGAACACGGTCGTGCCGCTGGACATCGTCTACCTGTCGGCCGAGGGCGAAGTGCTGAACCTCTATACGATGGTCCCGCTGGACGACCGCCCGTACCGCTACCTGCCTTCCGGTCCTTTTCACGTGGCCATTGAGGTGCGGGGCGGGGTCTTCCATGAGCTGGGCATTCGTCCCGGCGACCACATCGACCTGCCTGAATCGCTGCTAAACCGGGGCTCCTGA
- a CDS encoding SpoIIE family protein phosphatase: protein MKALLVDSSPETPTRETRGLLMQDGWEVIVARDYHEALKAARLNPPDAIVLPAPKADVSGVATFEANAMGAGGAAVLAPPQADFDDLLRLVENQRIATVILADGDHRALAERGGLVEVVRRSIQPDELRGRFAMIERYHDHFRRMDQEVRAMERLGKRLNQHLREVDQEMRLAARLQRDFLPQIHEPINGVQFASIYRPATWVSGDIFDICRVDEDHTAFYVADAVGHGMAASLLTIFIKRAIVSKRVRGSDYEVVNPTDTMAELNAALAEQGLPNCQFVTACYALLNHRTLTLRFARGGHPYPVLISPEGSVSELKCAGGLLGIFKEEEFPTGEARLRPGDKLLLYTDGLELVRQSTPSAPSDGSAFLQSLAPLGAGTIHEAMQRIEGWLDNETGSLNPQDDVTVVGLEVLPQ, encoded by the coding sequence ATGAAAGCCCTTCTGGTCGATTCAAGCCCGGAGACCCCCACACGGGAGACGCGCGGCCTGCTCATGCAGGACGGGTGGGAAGTGATCGTGGCCCGTGACTACCACGAGGCGCTCAAGGCGGCGCGGTTGAACCCGCCTGACGCAATCGTGCTCCCTGCCCCGAAAGCGGACGTTTCCGGTGTGGCCACGTTTGAGGCGAATGCGATGGGGGCGGGCGGTGCGGCGGTTCTGGCGCCCCCGCAGGCCGATTTTGATGACCTGCTGCGTCTGGTGGAAAACCAGCGCATCGCGACGGTGATTCTGGCCGACGGGGATCACCGGGCACTGGCCGAGCGGGGCGGACTCGTCGAAGTGGTTCGGCGATCGATCCAGCCTGACGAACTTCGGGGCCGGTTCGCCATGATCGAGCGTTACCACGACCACTTCCGGCGCATGGACCAGGAAGTGCGGGCGATGGAGCGGCTGGGCAAGCGGCTCAACCAGCACCTTCGCGAAGTGGATCAGGAGATGCGCTTGGCGGCGCGTTTGCAGCGGGACTTCCTGCCGCAGATCCACGAGCCGATCAACGGCGTGCAGTTCGCCAGCATCTATCGACCCGCGACGTGGGTCTCGGGGGATATCTTCGACATCTGCCGCGTGGACGAGGACCACACAGCGTTTTACGTGGCCGACGCCGTGGGACACGGCATGGCGGCGAGCCTGCTGACGATCTTCATCAAGCGGGCGATTGTCTCCAAACGCGTTCGCGGCAGCGACTACGAAGTGGTCAATCCAACGGACACGATGGCGGAGCTCAACGCCGCCCTGGCCGAGCAGGGACTGCCCAACTGCCAGTTCGTGACGGCCTGCTACGCGCTGCTCAACCATCGCACGTTGACGCTGCGATTCGCCCGTGGCGGGCACCCGTACCCTGTGCTGATTTCGCCCGAGGGGTCGGTCAGCGAGTTGAAGTGTGCGGGCGGATTGCTGGGCATTTTCAAGGAAGAGGAATTTCCCACGGGCGAGGCGCGGCTTCGTCCGGGCGACAAGCTGCTGCTCTACACCGACGGGCTGGAACTGGTCCGCCAGTCGACACCGTCGGCACCCAGCGACGGCAGCGCCTTCCTGCAGTCACTGGCCCCGCTGGGCGCGGGGACGATCCACGAGGCCATGCAGCGCATCGAGGGCTGGCTGGATAACGAGACCGGTTCGCTCAACCCCCAGGATGACGTCACCGTGGTGGGGTTGGAAGTTCTCCCACAATAG
- a CDS encoding DUF2088 domain-containing protein, whose translation MPYNAPMQNYLTLAGNHILSVPLPDRADIFYAPPPMPGISRRDVPAAVRRAFEQPLDMEPLDKLVSSKSRVLIAFDDNCQPFPETPRPDIREQALGVLLPMLYACGVKRENIRLVCAVALHRKMKRHELARMVGPKVMAEFYPRQLDNFDAENRVDIVDLGTTDHGEPVQVCRGVVESDLVIYVDTVQIPLNGGHKSVAVGLGTYESIANHHAPKMTADSPHVMQPQGSCMHDCIERLSRVILKQSRIMVMEAAMNNATYPAHVSYLGKPPAKCNGVEKTMRALTPLSMKLLPEPVRKSVLRGVRSAYDPIAIHAGSIDAVHARTLQSMRDQLTLSAPRQYDTVVFGLADLSPYAVGARINPVLVVSDVLGYVFNWFYNRPLVKRGGVVIILNPVFEIFHPEYHVAYQRFYEEVLAETSDPFAMQERFQESFARDPHLIDCYRNRYAHHGFHPFTVWYWATYALKYLSKVILVGPPDDRAARRLGVGWAPNIGRALDEAQALSGGNDVAALTIPPFFYVDVK comes from the coding sequence ATGCCTTACAATGCCCCCATGCAGAACTACCTGACCCTCGCCGGAAACCACATTCTCAGTGTCCCCCTGCCTGACCGGGCGGACATCTTCTACGCCCCCCCGCCCATGCCGGGCATTTCCCGTCGTGATGTTCCCGCCGCGGTCCGCCGAGCCTTCGAGCAGCCGCTGGACATGGAACCGCTCGACAAGCTGGTGAGCAGCAAGTCGCGCGTGCTCATCGCCTTCGATGACAACTGCCAGCCCTTCCCCGAAACCCCCCGCCCGGACATCCGCGAGCAGGCCCTCGGCGTCCTCCTGCCCATGCTCTACGCCTGCGGCGTCAAACGCGAGAACATCCGCCTGGTCTGCGCCGTCGCCCTGCACCGCAAAATGAAGCGCCATGAGTTGGCCCGCATGGTCGGCCCCAAGGTCATGGCCGAGTTCTATCCGCGTCAGCTCGACAATTTCGACGCCGAGAACCGCGTCGACATCGTCGACCTGGGCACCACCGACCACGGTGAGCCCGTGCAGGTCTGTCGAGGCGTGGTCGAAAGCGATCTCGTCATCTACGTCGACACCGTGCAGATTCCCCTCAATGGCGGGCACAAGTCCGTGGCCGTGGGTCTCGGAACCTACGAGTCCATCGCCAACCACCACGCTCCGAAGATGACGGCCGACTCCCCTCACGTCATGCAGCCCCAGGGCTCGTGCATGCACGACTGCATCGAGCGCCTCAGCCGGGTCATCCTCAAGCAAAGCCGCATCATGGTCATGGAGGCGGCCATGAACAATGCCACCTACCCGGCCCACGTTTCCTACCTTGGCAAGCCTCCCGCCAAGTGCAACGGCGTCGAGAAGACGATGCGGGCGCTGACGCCGCTCTCGATGAAACTGCTGCCCGAGCCCGTGCGCAAGTCCGTGCTTCGCGGCGTGCGCAGCGCCTACGATCCCATCGCCATCCATGCCGGATCAATCGACGCCGTCCACGCCCGAACCCTCCAGTCCATGCGCGATCAACTTACGCTCTCGGCACCGCGCCAATATGACACAGTCGTCTTCGGACTGGCCGACCTGAGCCCCTACGCCGTCGGGGCGCGGATCAATCCCGTGCTCGTCGTGAGCGATGTCCTCGGATATGTCTTCAACTGGTTCTACAATCGCCCGCTGGTGAAGCGCGGCGGCGTGGTCATCATTCTCAACCCCGTGTTCGAGATCTTCCACCCCGAGTACCACGTGGCCTATCAACGCTTCTACGAAGAAGTGCTTGCGGAAACATCCGACCCCTTCGCAATGCAGGAGCGCTTCCAGGAGTCCTTCGCCCGGGATCCGCACTTAATCGACTGTTATCGCAACCGATATGCCCATCACGGGTTTCACCCGTTTACCGTCTGGTACTGGGCAACCTACGCCCTGAAATACCTGTCGAAAGTGATACTGGTGGGTCCGCCGGACGACCGCGCCGCCAGGCGCCTCGGCGTGGGCTGGGCCCCGAACATCGGCCGCGCCCTGGATGAGGCACAAGCGCTTTCTGGCGGTAACGACGTGGCCGCGCTCACCATTCCGCCTTTTTTCTACGTGGACGTGAAATAG
- a CDS encoding DinB family protein: MARWPWFERKFEFNFPPAKFPDLLERWRGTPARIEERVRGLTRDVLVRRLGETWSIQENIGHLLAEATLPEQRLAQILAGEATLVAADVSNRRTHHASFNDREIGELLAAFRKRRMGLVARFEAVNESDWGKSGLHPRLNQPMRIVDLLYFDCEHDDYHLARIAELIRTFSTLPL; encoded by the coding sequence ATGGCTCGCTGGCCCTGGTTCGAACGCAAATTCGAGTTCAATTTCCCGCCCGCGAAATTCCCCGACCTGCTCGAGCGCTGGCGGGGAACGCCCGCGCGCATCGAGGAACGCGTCCGCGGATTAACCCGAGACGTGCTCGTCCGCCGGCTGGGTGAGACGTGGTCCATTCAGGAGAACATCGGCCACCTGCTCGCGGAAGCGACCCTGCCCGAGCAACGGCTGGCGCAAATTCTCGCTGGCGAGGCGACACTCGTCGCTGCGGACGTGAGCAACCGGCGCACCCACCATGCCAGTTTCAACGATCGTGAAATCGGCGAACTCCTGGCCGCGTTCCGAAAGCGCCGCATGGGCCTTGTCGCTCGCTTCGAGGCCGTGAACGAGAGCGACTGGGGCAAGTCGGGCCTGCATCCCCGCCTCAACCAGCCCATGCGTATCGTTGACCTGCTCTACTTCGACTGCGAGCACGACGACTACCACCTGGCAAGAATCGCCGAACTCATCCGTACGTTCTCAACCTTGCCCCTTTGA
- a CDS encoding sulfotransferase family protein, with the protein MNQAQADYLAIVSGLPRSGTSMMMQMLDHGGIPALTDNIRTADEDNPKGYYEFEPVKKTKEDASWLRGAPGKVVKMVHLLLLDLPETHDYRVVFMRRHLDEVVKSQNVMLERNQKGVGDLPAEKIKQVFQMQIDKVFQFVRSRKNFRMMEVSYNDVMTAPGPVIDRLNVFFDGRLNTDAMRAVVDPELYRNRAK; encoded by the coding sequence ATGAACCAGGCTCAAGCTGACTATCTTGCCATCGTTTCCGGTCTGCCGCGCTCGGGCACATCGATGATGATGCAGATGCTGGATCACGGCGGAATTCCAGCGTTGACGGACAATATTCGCACGGCCGACGAGGACAATCCCAAGGGCTACTACGAATTCGAGCCCGTCAAGAAAACCAAGGAGGATGCGTCTTGGCTCAGGGGCGCGCCGGGCAAGGTGGTGAAGATGGTGCACCTGCTCCTGCTCGATCTGCCGGAGACCCACGATTATCGCGTGGTGTTTATGCGCCGCCATCTCGATGAGGTGGTCAAGTCGCAGAACGTGATGCTCGAGCGCAATCAGAAGGGTGTGGGAGATCTCCCGGCAGAGAAGATCAAGCAGGTTTTCCAGATGCAGATCGACAAGGTGTTCCAGTTCGTGCGGAGCAGGAAGAACTTCCGCATGATGGAAGTGAGCTATAATGATGTGATGACCGCGCCCGGTCCGGTGATCGATCGACTGAACGTGTTCTTCGACGGGCGCCTGAACACCGACGCCATGCGCGCCGTGGTCGACCCGGAGCTCTACCGCAATCGGGCGAAATAG
- a CDS encoding beta-propeller fold lactonase family protein, with product MTRFRQADARRASLFSPVFWFALAPVVVTCSYAQSESFSPPDVSEELPRFVGPNICIECHSNGASASPCAMDPIAGHRDAYAALSKPEARHIAALCGVGDAPRKARLCLGCHSTGADEGPRWHMSGFRPEDGVQCEACHGPGSVHIERRRLGHSLSSEPTWMDRAVDVRRGDRMDCDTCHRPRDSHREVLEHGFRLSPNDGHYKTPVNLAVMPDGRLLVACAQSNSMIVVDPMEGAIGEIPAGRRPQDVAVDPQGRLAFVSNRLEETVSVLDLASLNIVGGIVVGAEPHGLVIDPAGDTLYVLNTGQDAVSVVDIGTSEETKWLAAGMGPWSAAVSGNGRHAVVTSVRPDYVPFRDPPRSELTVLDLESRRVARRLAVPGANMLQGIASIPGRDAFLFALVRTKNLVPITQLQQDWVISSGLGVLRADGRIDQVLLDEPASAFPDPTDVAVSPDGRFALVTSAGADEVAVIDVDALLALIDGLTDEQRRDVLPNHLGYCERFVLKRINVGASPRGVSFSRDGQTAYVANALDDSISVIETTNWEVSSTIPLGGPQEISIIRRGERLFHTAAITFGRQFSCASCHPDGHLNGLSFDIEADGIGMHPMDNRTLRGIFDTGPFKWEGTNPSLQRQCGARLSVFFTRLAPFAPDELNALVWYESTIELPPNPYRRPEGLSTSQYRGRLVFHRTHDNGGNEIPPQRRCATCHDSPHFTNRKITPLRNAMWFDYPVKLDRFDLFNYDEFGDHGTLYYLESGTPLLEFDVPHLTNICQGAPYLHNGAARTLEEIWTRFNPTEDHGRAIDLTREQFNDLIAYLKSL from the coding sequence GTGACGCGGTTCCGGCAGGCTGATGCACGTCGCGCGAGCCTGTTCAGTCCTGTTTTTTGGTTCGCCTTGGCACCGGTGGTCGTGACGTGCTCGTACGCCCAGAGCGAATCCTTCAGCCCTCCGGACGTTTCCGAAGAACTTCCCCGATTCGTCGGCCCGAATATCTGCATCGAGTGTCATTCAAACGGCGCGTCCGCGTCGCCATGCGCAATGGACCCCATAGCCGGGCATCGGGATGCGTACGCAGCGCTGTCGAAGCCGGAAGCGCGACACATTGCCGCACTCTGCGGGGTCGGTGATGCGCCGCGCAAAGCTCGGCTCTGCCTGGGATGTCATTCCACGGGCGCGGACGAGGGGCCGCGCTGGCACATGTCCGGGTTCCGCCCGGAAGACGGCGTGCAGTGCGAAGCGTGCCATGGCCCGGGCAGCGTGCACATCGAGCGCCGACGACTCGGTCATTCGCTTTCGTCAGAGCCGACATGGATGGACCGTGCCGTCGACGTGCGACGTGGCGATCGCATGGACTGCGACACCTGTCACCGTCCGCGTGATTCCCATCGCGAGGTTCTCGAACATGGATTTCGCCTGTCCCCGAATGATGGTCACTACAAGACGCCAGTGAACCTGGCCGTAATGCCGGACGGCCGCTTGCTGGTTGCGTGTGCGCAGTCCAATTCGATGATTGTTGTCGACCCCATGGAAGGCGCTATCGGGGAGATTCCGGCAGGTCGCCGCCCGCAGGATGTCGCCGTCGACCCGCAGGGCCGATTAGCGTTCGTCTCCAATCGGCTGGAGGAGACCGTCAGTGTCCTCGATCTGGCATCCCTGAATATCGTGGGAGGAATTGTCGTTGGGGCCGAACCGCACGGGCTCGTGATCGATCCGGCCGGCGATACGCTGTACGTCTTGAATACCGGACAGGATGCGGTTTCCGTCGTTGATATTGGCACTTCTGAGGAAACCAAGTGGTTAGCTGCGGGCATGGGGCCGTGGTCCGCCGCCGTTTCCGGCAATGGACGGCACGCCGTGGTTACGAGTGTGCGGCCGGATTACGTTCCCTTCCGTGACCCCCCGCGGTCCGAACTGACCGTGCTGGATCTCGAGTCGCGCCGCGTGGCCCGGCGCCTGGCGGTTCCCGGGGCCAATATGCTCCAGGGCATCGCTTCGATACCGGGGCGCGACGCGTTCCTTTTCGCGCTCGTGCGGACCAAGAATCTCGTTCCGATCACACAATTGCAGCAGGATTGGGTCATCAGTAGCGGGCTCGGCGTGCTCCGCGCCGATGGACGGATCGATCAGGTTCTGCTGGATGAACCGGCAAGTGCGTTTCCCGATCCCACCGATGTGGCGGTCAGTCCGGACGGGCGGTTTGCCCTGGTCACCTCGGCCGGCGCGGACGAAGTCGCGGTGATAGATGTCGATGCGCTGCTTGCACTGATCGACGGTCTGACGGACGAGCAGCGTCGGGACGTGCTGCCCAATCATCTCGGTTACTGCGAACGATTCGTGTTGAAGCGCATCAATGTCGGTGCCAGCCCGCGAGGCGTCAGCTTCTCGCGCGACGGGCAAACCGCGTACGTGGCCAACGCGCTCGACGATTCCATCTCGGTAATCGAGACGACAAACTGGGAGGTATCGAGCACAATTCCACTCGGTGGTCCACAGGAAATCAGTATTATTCGTCGCGGGGAGCGGCTCTTTCACACTGCGGCGATAACCTTCGGCCGGCAGTTCTCCTGTGCAAGCTGCCATCCGGATGGTCATCTGAACGGACTCTCGTTCGATATCGAAGCCGACGGAATCGGCATGCATCCCATGGACAACCGAACCTTGAGAGGGATATTCGACACCGGTCCGTTCAAGTGGGAAGGAACCAATCCTTCTCTCCAGCGGCAATGCGGTGCGCGACTCTCCGTCTTCTTCACGCGATTGGCACCATTCGCGCCCGACGAGCTGAATGCGCTGGTATGGTATGAATCTACGATCGAACTTCCGCCCAATCCCTATCGCCGCCCCGAAGGCCTCTCGACGAGTCAGTACCGCGGCAGGCTCGTATTCCATCGCACGCATGACAACGGCGGGAATGAGATCCCACCTCAGCGCCGCTGCGCGACCTGCCACGACAGCCCCCACTTCACGAACCGCAAGATCACGCCGCTGCGCAACGCCATGTGGTTTGACTACCCCGTCAAGCTCGATCGTTTCGACCTCTTCAACTACGACGAATTCGGCGACCACGGGACGCTCTACTATCTGGAAAGCGGGACTCCTTTGCTCGAATTCGACGTGCCGCATCTCACCAACATTTGCCAGGGTGCTCCCTACCTCCATAACGGTGCCGCGCGGACATTGGAGGAAATCTGGACGCGATTCAATCCCACGGAGGACCACGGACGGGCGATCGACCTCACGCGAGAGCAGTTCAACGATCTGATCGCCTACCTAAAATCGCTATGA